A window from Dermacentor albipictus isolate Rhodes 1998 colony chromosome 10, USDA_Dalb.pri_finalv2, whole genome shotgun sequence encodes these proteins:
- the LOC139050499 gene encoding neuropeptides capa receptor-like encodes MENVAVSAVSSLEDNATIREYLELRLGPQHILLPIVIPLTVLYVVVFVSGVVGNVTVCLVIARNSHFQTPTNYYLFSLAISDLLILVFGLPNDLKLYWQQYPWRLGEALCRFRALVAEATSYASVLTIVAFTAERYVAIYHPLFLQTTSCLTRAVRIIAIIWVVSLVSAVPFAVYTRINFVDFPLGSGRVVPESAFCALPMDTTAVSLPLLQCSTFAFFCLPMTLIAVLYLKIGMRLRSQPGPGQQGRQQRRPVHRMLVAVVIAFFVCWAPFHTQRLLVVYVSPSQWTTGLRTLNEVLYYTAGCLYYFSATINPILYSLMSVKYREAFRDALCTLSKNKQRLSAGEFEAGATVVIVGAGHSILDNTRLSTLKPYSIVQRVDTDEANVDDGADIAMRALIIQAVLRVRPNQEPPLTPTKSKADDKDETPTKEIGSSEKSPEPSETVV; translated from the exons ATGGAGAACGTCGCCGTGTCGGCCGTGAGCTCGCTGGAGGACAACGCCACCATACGGGAGTACCTGGAACTTCGGCTGGGCCCCCAGCACATCCTGCTGCCCATCGTGATCCCGCTCACTGTTCTGTACGTTGTGGTGTTCGTGAGCGGCGTCGTGGGCAACGTCACGGTGTGCCTGGTGATCGCGCGAAACTCGCACTTCCAGACTCCCACCAACTACTACCTCTTCTCCCTCGCCATCTCGGACCTGCTCATACTCGTCTTCG GGCTGCCCAATGACCTGAAGCTGTACTGGCAGCAGTACCCATGGCGCTTGGGCGAGGCCCTGTGTCGTTTCCGGGCCCTGGTGGCGGAGGCTACTTCCTACGCCTCCGTTCTGACCATCGTGGCGTTCACTGCAGAGCGTTACGTGGCCATCTATCACCCGCTATTCCTGCAGACCACCTCATGTTTGACGCGTGCCGTGCGCATCATTGCCATCATCTGG GTGGTGTCGCTGGTGAGCGCCGTACCGTTCGCCGTGTACACCCGGATCAACTTCGTCGACTTCCCGCTGGGCTCGGGGCGCGTGGTGCCGGAGTCTGCGTTCTGCGCCCTGCCGATGGACACGACGGCGGTCAGCCTTCCCCTGCTCCAGTGCTCGACGTTCGCCTTCTTCTGCCTTCCCATGACACTGATAGCAGTGCTGTACCTCAAGATAGGCATGCGACTACGCAGCCAGCCGGGACCCGGCCAGCAAGGGAGGCAGCAGCGGAGACCCGTGCACAGAATGCTCG TGGCGGTGGTGATCGCCTTCTTCGTATGTTGGGCGCCGTTCCACACCCAGCGCCTTCTGGTGGTGTACGTCAGCCCTAGCCAGTGGACCACGGGTCTACGCACACTCAACGAGGTGCTCTACTACACCGCGG GGTGCCTCTATTACTTCAGTGCCACCATCAACCCGATACTCTACTCACTGATGTCCGTCAAGTACCGAGAGGCATTTCGAGACGCCCTGTGCACCCTCTCCAAGAACAAGCAGCGGCTCTCGGCTGGCGAGTTTGAAGCGGGAGCAACAGTCGTCATCGTTGGCGCCGGCCACTCCATCCTGGACAACACGAGACTGAGCACTCTGAAGCCGTACTCCATCGTCCAGCGTGTCGACACCGACGAGGCCAACGTGGACGACGGCGCGGACATCGCCATGCGGGCGCTCATCATACAGGCGGTGCTCCGCGTTAGGCCTAACCAGGAACCGCCGTTGACACCAACGAAGAGTAAAGCAGACGACAAGGACGAGACTCCTACCAAGGAGATCGGCTCCAGTGAAAAAAGCCCCGAGCCATCGGAGACGGTGGTCTGA